The following proteins are co-located in the Streptococcus downei MFe28 genome:
- a CDS encoding glutamine amidotransferase-related protein, which produces MQVHFVIHESFEAPGAYLAWAALRGHEVAITKVYQFEPLPETADDFDLLIVMGGPQSPTSTQEEFPHYNAQAEIDLIQKAIKADKYIIGVCLGAQLLGQAYGGTCLASPEREIGNFPIELTQAGRSDSRLSHIPQGLVVGHWHGDMPGLSEGAQILATSQGCPRQIVAYSHKHFGFQAHLELTKDLVKQLLAQEKDIEGGSQKYTYVQGAKDILAYDYDQMNQALYQFLDKLTQS; this is translated from the coding sequence ATGCAAGTCCATTTTGTTATCCATGAATCTTTTGAAGCCCCAGGGGCTTACCTAGCCTGGGCGGCTCTTCGAGGTCACGAAGTAGCCATCACTAAGGTTTACCAATTTGAACCATTACCTGAGACGGCAGATGACTTTGATCTGCTGATTGTCATGGGGGGACCCCAAAGTCCGACCTCTACCCAGGAGGAATTTCCCCACTACAATGCTCAGGCTGAGATTGACCTCATTCAAAAGGCTATCAAGGCCGACAAATACATTATCGGTGTCTGCCTGGGAGCCCAACTACTGGGCCAAGCCTATGGAGGGACCTGCCTAGCCAGCCCCGAGCGAGAAATTGGGAATTTCCCTATTGAGTTGACCCAGGCTGGTCGATCCGATTCTCGCTTATCTCATATTCCCCAAGGACTGGTGGTCGGTCATTGGCATGGGGATATGCCAGGCTTATCGGAGGGAGCTCAGATTCTGGCCACTAGCCAGGGCTGTCCAAGGCAGATTGTCGCCTACAGTCATAAGCATTTTGGCTTTCAAGCCCACCTGGAATTGACCAAGGACTTGGTCAAGCAGCTCTTGGCCCAAGAAAAGGATATTGAGGGCGGCAGTCAAAAATACACCTATGTCCAAGGGGCAAAGGACATCTTGGCCTACGATTATGACCAGATGAATCAAGCCCTCTATCAATTTTTAGATAAATTGACCCAATCATGA
- a CDS encoding uracil-DNA glycosylase family protein, protein MSSMQEIVKAIMADSQNEDYTKAGIEPLFTAPKTARINIVGQAPGIKAQDTRLYWNDPSGDNLRDWLGIDRDTFYNSDKIAVIPMDFYYPGKGKSGDLPPRKGFAEKWHPLILQELPDISLTLLIGNYAQHYYLQQKSSVKLTDNVKAYKDFLPDFFPLVHPSPRNNIWQKKNPWFKEEVLPDLKKLVKEILEK, encoded by the coding sequence ATGTCATCCATGCAAGAAATCGTCAAGGCCATCATGGCCGATTCGCAAAATGAAGACTATACCAAGGCCGGAATAGAGCCACTTTTTACGGCTCCCAAAACAGCCCGCATCAATATCGTCGGTCAGGCACCAGGCATCAAGGCCCAGGACACCCGTCTCTACTGGAATGACCCTTCCGGTGATAATCTGCGGGACTGGTTGGGAATTGACCGAGATACCTTCTATAATTCCGACAAGATTGCCGTTATCCCTATGGATTTTTACTACCCTGGCAAGGGCAAATCTGGCGACCTGCCTCCTCGTAAGGGCTTTGCGGAAAAATGGCACCCCCTGATTTTGCAGGAGTTGCCTGACATCTCTTTGACCCTTTTGATTGGGAACTATGCCCAGCATTATTACCTCCAACAAAAATCTTCGGTTAAGCTGACGGATAATGTCAAAGCCTATAAAGACTTTCTCCCAGACTTTTTCCCCTTGGTTCATCCGTCCCCGCGCAACAATATTTGGCAAAAGAAAAATCCTTGGTTCAAGGAAGAGGTTCTGCCAGATCTCAAAAAATTGGTGAAAGAGATTCTCGAAAAATGA
- a CDS encoding GTP pyrophosphokinase: MTASIEKVERLIDQINKLHLAYSRDYFETGKVAKINLSHTFSKVPTKHILSYRLNLHESINDYLYRADLKDINFYYRVKTAESILDKIERYKARQTQYPVNNILNDIFGARMILTSEQVAQVLNSLDTWKEKFGLKNWYLRDLDGYIGIHIYFKNASNFYYPWELQIWDEKDAENNIKSHQDFKRSFVK, translated from the coding sequence ATGACAGCATCTATTGAAAAAGTCGAACGTTTGATTGACCAGATTAATAAGCTCCATTTGGCTTATTCACGGGACTATTTTGAAACTGGGAAAGTGGCCAAGATCAACCTTTCTCATACTTTCTCCAAGGTGCCGACCAAACATATCTTGTCCTATCGTCTCAATCTGCATGAGTCTATCAACGACTACCTTTATCGTGCCGATCTTAAGGATATTAACTTTTATTATCGGGTTAAGACAGCCGAGTCCATTTTGGATAAGATTGAGCGCTATAAGGCTCGCCAGACTCAGTATCCTGTTAATAATATTCTCAACGACATCTTTGGTGCCCGCATGATTTTGACCTCAGAACAAGTTGCCCAAGTGCTCAACTCTCTAGATACTTGGAAGGAAAAATTTGGTCTAAAAAATTGGTATTTGAGGGACCTTGATGGATATATTGGTATCCACATCTATTTCAAAAATGCCAGTAATTTCTATTACCCATGGGAATTGCAAATTTGGGATGAAAAGGATGCCGAAAATAATATTAAGAGCCATCAGGACTTTAAGCGGTCCTTTGTAAAATAA
- a CDS encoding EcsC family protein yields MVNKKVISSSVKGKSTRLVGNSKRFISKKLENSQEISQEALLKTLDWAYSKTIEGIPGQQTLDEFVEDYLSKSSDKDEAIDKIIKFQTTKAAVSGFVTGFGGVLTLPVTVPANITTVILFQMRMIAAIASIRGYNLRSDQVQTFVYATLAGSSVADIVKKSGITIGNKLAVNTVRRIPGTVLTKINQAVGFRLATKFRTKGVVNLGKMVPIAGAGIGAIFDVTTTRTIARMAKKTFTTKGIELGNDEMISKEMVDN; encoded by the coding sequence ATGGTAAATAAGAAGGTTATTTCGAGCAGTGTCAAGGGAAAGAGTACAAGATTAGTTGGGAATTCTAAGAGATTTATTTCAAAAAAATTAGAAAACTCACAAGAGATTAGTCAGGAAGCTCTTTTAAAAACTTTAGATTGGGCCTATTCTAAGACTATTGAAGGAATACCTGGGCAACAGACACTTGATGAGTTTGTAGAAGATTATTTATCGAAAAGTAGTGATAAGGATGAAGCAATTGATAAGATAATCAAATTTCAAACAACCAAAGCAGCTGTTTCAGGTTTTGTTACTGGATTTGGTGGAGTTCTGACATTACCTGTTACAGTTCCAGCAAATATAACGACCGTTATTTTGTTCCAAATGAGGATGATAGCAGCTATAGCCAGCATCAGAGGTTATAATTTACGTAGTGACCAAGTCCAGACTTTTGTATATGCTACCCTTGCAGGTTCTTCTGTGGCTGATATTGTTAAAAAATCTGGAATAACGATTGGCAATAAACTAGCTGTTAATACAGTAAGGAGGATACCTGGAACTGTTCTCACTAAGATAAATCAAGCAGTTGGATTTAGATTAGCAACTAAATTTAGAACAAAAGGGGTTGTCAATCTAGGGAAGATGGTTCCTATTGCAGGTGCGGGAATTGGTGCGATTTTTGATGTTACAACAACAAGAACCATTGCAAGGATGGCTAAAAAAACTTTTACCACTAAGGGTATTGAGTTAGGTAATGATGAGATGATTAGTAAGGAAATGGTAGATAATTAA
- the rpiA gene encoding ribose-5-phosphate isomerase RpiA codes for MDDLKEQAGIRAAQYVKDGMILGLGTGSTAYYFVAEIGRRVQEEGLQVVGVTTSSGTTAQAQSLGIPLKSVDEVDVIDLTVDGADEVDRNFNGIKGGGGALLMEKIVATPTKDYIWVVDESKLVKTLGAFKLPVEVVQYGAERLFRQFDQQGYKPSFRQKDGKRFVTDMQNYIIDLDLGAIPDPVALGQELKSLTGVVEHGLFNGMVNKVIVAGQDGVRVLESHK; via the coding sequence ATGGATGACTTGAAGGAACAAGCGGGTATCAGAGCAGCCCAGTATGTCAAGGACGGAATGATTCTTGGTCTGGGAACAGGCTCAACCGCTTATTATTTTGTGGCTGAAATTGGTCGCAGGGTGCAAGAGGAAGGCCTGCAAGTGGTGGGCGTGACGACCTCAAGTGGGACAACGGCCCAAGCCCAGTCTCTAGGGATTCCACTTAAGTCTGTTGATGAGGTGGATGTCATCGATTTGACCGTTGATGGGGCGGATGAAGTTGACCGCAACTTCAATGGTATCAAGGGGGGCGGTGGAGCTCTATTGATGGAGAAAATTGTGGCCACACCAACTAAGGACTACATCTGGGTGGTTGATGAAAGTAAGTTGGTCAAGACCCTAGGTGCTTTTAAGTTGCCTGTCGAAGTGGTTCAATATGGGGCTGAGCGTCTCTTTCGTCAGTTTGACCAGCAGGGCTACAAGCCTAGCTTCCGCCAAAAGGACGGCAAACGCTTTGTGACCGATATGCAGAACTATATCATTGACCTAGATTTAGGAGCCATTCCTGACCCTGTCGCCCTTGGGCAAGAGCTGAAGAGCCTGACGGGCGTGGTTGAACACGGCCTCTTTAATGGCATGGTCAATAAGGTCATTGTGGCTGGCCAAGATGGGGTCAGAGTATTAGAAAGTCATAAATAA
- a CDS encoding purine-nucleoside phosphorylase encodes MTLIDKIKQTRDFLQEKGMKAPEFGLILGSGLGELAEEVENAIVLDYAEIPNWGRSTVVGHAGKLVYGDLAGRKVLALQGRFHYYEGNPLEVVTFPIRVMKALGCQGVLVTNAAGGIGFGPGTLMAISDHINLTGQNPLIGANLDDFGPRFPDMSNAYSKDYRQTAHQVAQKLGIKLDEGVYIGVTGPSYETPAEIRAFKTMGADAVGMSTVPEVIVAAHSDLKVLGISAITNHAAGFQDELNHEEVVAVTQRIKADFKGLVKAVLAEL; translated from the coding sequence ATGACACTTATTGATAAAATCAAGCAAACCCGTGACTTCTTGCAAGAAAAAGGCATGAAAGCTCCTGAATTTGGTCTGATTCTGGGTTCAGGTCTGGGTGAATTGGCAGAGGAAGTGGAGAATGCCATCGTTTTAGACTATGCTGAGATTCCCAACTGGGGGCGATCAACCGTTGTCGGCCATGCTGGCAAGCTGGTCTACGGCGACCTAGCTGGACGTAAGGTTTTGGCCCTGCAAGGTCGCTTTCATTATTATGAAGGCAATCCTCTTGAAGTGGTAACCTTCCCCATTCGGGTGATGAAGGCCCTAGGCTGTCAAGGTGTCCTCGTGACCAATGCGGCTGGTGGGATTGGTTTTGGTCCTGGAACCCTCATGGCCATCAGCGACCACATCAATCTGACTGGTCAGAACCCCTTGATAGGAGCCAATCTGGACGACTTTGGTCCGCGGTTTCCTGATATGTCCAATGCCTACAGCAAGGATTATCGGCAGACGGCCCACCAAGTGGCGCAAAAGCTGGGAATCAAGCTGGACGAAGGGGTTTATATCGGCGTTACGGGTCCTTCCTATGAAACGCCTGCGGAAATCAGGGCTTTTAAAACTATGGGAGCGGATGCTGTTGGGATGTCCACGGTCCCTGAGGTTATCGTGGCAGCTCATTCAGATCTCAAGGTCTTAGGAATTTCTGCCATTACCAACCATGCCGCCGGTTTCCAAGACGAGCTCAATCACGAAGAAGTGGTGGCTGTCACCCAAAGAATCAAGGCTGATTTCAAGGGCCTGGTTAAGGCGGTTCTAGCCGAATTATAG
- the mnmE gene encoding tRNA uridine-5-carboxymethylaminomethyl(34) synthesis GTPase MnmE, with protein MSITKEFDTIAAISTPLGEGAIGIVRLSGSQAVSIAKSVFKGKDLESVPSHTINYGHIMEDSEIIDEVMVSVMRSPKTFTREDVVEINTHGGLAVTNEILQLLLRSGARMAEPGEFTKRAFLNGRVDLTQAEAVMDLIRAKTDKAMNIAVSQLDGSLKNLINNTRQEILNTLAQVEVNIDYPEYDDVEEMTTALMCEKTQEFEELLTRLLATAKRGKILREGLSTAIIGRPNVGKSSLLNNLLREDKAIVTDVAGTTRDVIEEYVNIKGVPLKLIDTAGIRETDDLVEKIGVERSRKALAEADLVLLVLNGSENLSQQDRDLLDISKEAKRIILINKTDLPQKIELDQLPTDAIPISVLNNQNMEAIEERINDLFFDNAGLVEKDATYLSNSRHISLIEKALASLQEVNQGLEAGMPVDLLQVDMTRCWEILGEITGDAAPDELITQLFSQFCLGK; from the coding sequence ATGTCCATTACTAAAGAATTTGATACCATTGCCGCTATCTCAACTCCCCTAGGCGAAGGGGCTATCGGCATTGTCCGCCTCTCTGGCAGCCAGGCTGTTTCCATCGCTAAGAGTGTTTTTAAGGGAAAGGATTTGGAAAGCGTGCCTTCCCACACCATCAACTACGGCCATATTATGGAAGATAGCGAAATTATTGATGAAGTTATGGTTTCTGTCATGCGGTCTCCAAAGACCTTCACTCGGGAGGATGTTGTTGAAATCAATACCCATGGGGGCCTTGCTGTCACCAATGAAATCCTCCAACTCCTCCTGCGCTCAGGTGCTCGGATGGCTGAACCGGGTGAATTTACCAAGCGGGCCTTCCTCAATGGACGAGTAGACTTGACCCAGGCTGAGGCCGTTATGGACCTGATTCGGGCCAAGACCGACAAGGCCATGAACATTGCCGTCAGCCAGCTGGATGGCTCCCTGAAAAATCTCATCAATAATACCCGTCAGGAAATTCTCAATACCCTAGCCCAGGTCGAAGTCAATATTGACTATCCCGAATATGATGATGTGGAAGAAATGACCACGGCCCTGATGTGTGAAAAGACCCAAGAGTTTGAAGAGCTCCTGACGCGTTTGTTAGCTACGGCTAAGCGAGGGAAAATTCTTCGAGAGGGCCTCTCTACGGCTATTATCGGCCGTCCCAATGTCGGAAAATCCAGTCTTCTCAACAATCTCCTGCGAGAGGACAAGGCCATCGTCACCGATGTGGCTGGGACAACCCGTGATGTCATTGAAGAATATGTCAATATCAAAGGAGTTCCCCTCAAACTCATCGATACGGCTGGTATTCGGGAGACCGATGATTTGGTTGAAAAGATTGGGGTTGAGCGCTCCAGAAAGGCTCTAGCCGAAGCGGACTTGGTTCTTCTGGTCCTCAACGGCTCTGAAAACTTAAGCCAGCAAGACCGTGATCTTCTGGATATCAGCAAGGAGGCCAAGCGGATTATCCTCATCAATAAGACCGACCTGCCACAAAAGATTGAGTTGGACCAGCTACCAACTGATGCCATCCCAATCTCTGTTCTCAATAATCAAAATATGGAAGCCATCGAAGAACGAATCAACGACCTCTTCTTTGACAATGCCGGTCTGGTAGAAAAAGATGCCACCTACCTATCCAACTCACGCCATATCTCCCTGATTGAAAAGGCTCTAGCCAGCCTACAGGAGGTCAATCAGGGACTAGAAGCCGGCATGCCGGTCGATCTTCTCCAGGTTGACATGACCCGCTGCTGGGAAATTCTGGGAGAAATTACAGGAGATGCCGCCCCCGATGAACTCATCACCCAACTCTTCAGCCAATTCTGTTTGGGAAAATAA
- a CDS encoding phosphopentomutase, giving the protein MSKFERIHLVVLDSVGIGAAPDANNFVNAGVPDGASDTLGHISKTVGLDLPNMTKIGLGNIPRPQALKTVPAESQPSGYATKLEEVSLGKDTMTGHWEIMGLNITEPFDTFWNGFPAEIITKIEEFSGRKVIREANKPYSGTRVIADFGPRQMETGELIIYTSADPVLQIAAHEDVIPLEELYRICEYARSITLERPALLGRIIARPYVGQPGNFTRTANRRDLALSPFAPTVLNKLDEAGIDTYAVGKINDIFNGSGLNHDMGHNKSNNHGVDNLIEAMKKPEFTHGLSFTNLVDFDAMYGHRRNPQGYRDCLQEFDGRLPEILEAMQENDLLMITADHGNDPTYAGTDHTREYIPLLAYSPAFKGQGTIPVGHYADISATIAQNFGVDTAMIGQSFLDKLV; this is encoded by the coding sequence ATGTCAAAATTTGAACGTATTCACCTAGTTGTTTTGGATTCCGTTGGAATCGGTGCGGCCCCAGATGCCAATAACTTTGTCAATGCTGGTGTGCCAGATGGTGCTTCTGATACTCTGGGTCATATTTCCAAAACAGTCGGACTGGATTTACCCAATATGACTAAAATCGGTCTGGGTAATATCCCTCGCCCCCAAGCCCTCAAGACCGTACCAGCAGAAAGTCAACCAAGTGGCTATGCCACAAAATTAGAAGAGGTTTCTTTGGGAAAAGATACCATGACCGGTCACTGGGAAATCATGGGTCTCAATATTACTGAGCCTTTTGATACCTTCTGGAATGGTTTTCCTGCAGAAATCATCACCAAAATTGAAGAATTTTCTGGTCGCAAGGTTATCCGAGAAGCCAACAAGCCTTATTCAGGAACTCGGGTCATTGCTGACTTTGGTCCTCGTCAGATGGAAACAGGCGAGCTGATTATCTATACCTCAGCGGACCCTGTCTTGCAAATTGCTGCTCATGAGGACGTTATTCCCCTAGAAGAGCTCTATCGTATCTGTGAATACGCCCGTTCTATTACGCTGGAACGTCCAGCTTTACTGGGTCGGATTATTGCCCGTCCTTATGTAGGTCAACCAGGCAACTTCACGCGAACCGCTAACCGTCGGGACTTGGCGCTATCACCCTTTGCCCCAACCGTCCTTAATAAATTAGACGAAGCTGGCATTGATACTTATGCCGTCGGTAAGATCAATGACATCTTTAACGGCTCTGGCCTCAACCACGATATGGGTCACAATAAGTCCAACAATCACGGCGTTGACAATCTCATTGAAGCTATGAAGAAGCCTGAATTTACCCATGGCTTATCCTTCACCAATCTGGTGGACTTTGATGCCATGTATGGTCATCGTCGCAACCCTCAGGGTTATCGCGATTGCCTGCAGGAATTTGACGGTCGTCTGCCAGAAATCCTTGAAGCCATGCAGGAAAATGACCTGCTCATGATTACGGCTGACCACGGTAATGACCCAACCTACGCTGGTACCGACCATACCCGTGAATACATTCCCCTCCTAGCCTACAGCCCAGCCTTCAAGGGTCAAGGCACCATCCCAGTCGGTCACTATGCTGACATCTCAGCTACCATCGCCCAAAACTTTGGCGTTGATACTGCTATGATTGGCCAAAGCTTCTTGGATAAGTTGGTGTAG
- a CDS encoding DUF4931 domain-containing protein, translating into MTQKLTFNVHTAQKKPNNQDSCPFCQIDSLEKIIAQKGDMIWLDNKYPVLAKTYQTLIIESSQHLGDITTYSKAHNRQIFAFALKAWRQLEDSGRFKTVGLFKNFGPLSGGSLRHPHMQVIGFEEVDAYEAIDAETFAGALVSQERTDLARVTISAQPLSSFTEINVVIADQRDSDKLADTVQKVLCYVLEGYLGGACSSYNLFFYHQGEGLVCKVIPRFVASPYMIGYHLVQVNSDSRVAEEVAELQAFLEN; encoded by the coding sequence ATGACCCAGAAACTAACCTTCAATGTTCACACAGCTCAAAAGAAGCCCAACAATCAGGATAGCTGTCCCTTCTGCCAGATTGATAGCCTGGAAAAAATTATTGCCCAAAAAGGGGACATGATTTGGCTGGACAATAAATACCCAGTTCTGGCTAAGACCTATCAGACCTTGATTATCGAGTCTAGCCAACATCTGGGAGACATCACGACTTACAGCAAAGCCCACAATCGTCAGATTTTTGCCTTCGCCCTCAAGGCTTGGCGTCAGTTGGAGGATAGTGGTCGCTTTAAGACAGTCGGTCTTTTTAAAAATTTTGGTCCCCTCTCAGGTGGCTCCCTGCGCCATCCCCATATGCAGGTGATTGGCTTTGAAGAGGTTGACGCCTACGAGGCAATAGATGCTGAGACCTTCGCTGGGGCTCTGGTGAGCCAGGAAAGGACTGACCTAGCCCGAGTGACCATTTCGGCCCAACCCCTGAGCAGTTTTACCGAAATCAATGTGGTCATCGCAGATCAAAGAGATAGCGACAAGTTGGCCGACACGGTGCAGAAGGTTCTTTGCTATGTGCTTGAAGGCTACCTTGGCGGAGCCTGTTCCTCCTACAATCTCTTCTTTTATCATCAAGGAGAAGGTCTAGTCTGCAAGGTCATTCCTCGCTTTGTGGCTTCCCCCTATATGATTGGCTACCATCTGGTTCAGGTAAATTCTGACAGCAGAGTGGCAGAAGAGGTGGCGGAATTGCAAGCATTTTTGGAAAACTAG